Within the Thermosynechococcaceae cyanobacterium Okahandja genome, the region GCCAAGGAACGGGGGGTGCGATCGCCCCTTGCGGAAGTGGGGATCAGTAAGCTTGAGGTACGCGAAATTGCCAAATCCTTGGGCTTGCCCTGGTGGAATAAACCCGCCCAACCCTGCCTGAGTTCGCGGTTTCCCTACGGTGAGGCCATTACCCTCGAAAAATTGCAGCGGGTGGGACAGGCGGAGTACTATTTGCGGCAACAGGGCTGGGAACTCTGCCGTGTGCGTAGCCATGGGGATACGGCGCGGATTGAAGTCCCCTGCGAGCAAATTCGCGACTTTATTGCCATGACGGATCTCGAAAAACTGGTGCGCCACTTTCAGGGGGTGGGCTTTACCTACGTCACTCTGGATTTAGAAGGCTTTCGCAGCGGCAAACTCAATGGGACGATAGCAGCAGGGCGCGATCGCTAACCCGATTGTAGGGGCTCAAACTCTGGAGAATCTCGCGGCCATAGGTGCGCTCCGTCAGCCGTCGATCCAGAATGGCGACCCATGGGTCACCGTGGCGCAGCGGGGCGATTAGGCGATCCAGCAGGGTGAGGCACTCTGGCAGTAAGTAATGGCGAAACCAGTCCTGACGCTGCTGCTTGTGCCAGTGGATGCGGGCGCTCACGCGGGCTTTTTCGGGGGACGGTAGCGGCAAGGTGGTCAGCACAAACAGGGCAGGGTGAGGGAACTGGGCGGCAGCGTGCAACCAAAAGGTGGGGCTGCTCACCAGAATTGGACAGTGTCCGGCGGCAAGGCTATCCACCTGCACCCGCGAGCCGTAAAGGGCCGCTAACTGGGTGGCCAACTGCTCCCGCAGGGGCACATCCGGCACCAAGACCACCACGGGCTGCTGGCCAACGCGGCCAATGAGGTCGTACAACCGCCGCAGGGTGGCAGGGGCAAACTCCGGCGTATTGGGGAGGGGTAAATCTTCGGCAATGTAGAGGGTAATGGCTTCGCTGTGGCGATCGCTGCTGAACTGAATCGTGGTTTGGGGTGGAATGGCCAATTGCTGCTGAAGATAGGCGAGGGGTGGCTCGGCATCAGGGCCGCTGCCAATGAGTACAAAGGGGGCTGCCGTCCAAATCGGCTGCCAATAGGGGCGCAGGTCAAGGGGATGGCTATGGAGGCTAAAGTAGCCTGCCGTAGGGTGACGACGGCTCCAGAGCACGGTATCGGGTTTGCCTAAATAGGCGTGTAGTTGTTGCCACTGGGGGGGCAATGCATCGGCACACTGGTGCAGTAGGCTGTGCAGCAGGTGTTGCTCCGGCGGCTCCAGTAAATAGTCGCCGTAGGGATTACTGGGGCGTTGGAACACGTGGTGGGCCAACTGGGCGTAGGTGTGACGAATGTGCTCTAGGGCAACCGGCGCAGCCAGTTTCAGATGCTCCCAGTCGGCGGCGGCAATCTCGCAGGTGAGGTGCTGTTGCGTCAGCGTGGGCAGGTGTTCAAGGCCGTCAATGATGGTCACCATCCCCTTAGGACAGCTTAAGGGTCGATGGCCTAGCTGCGCGGCTACCCACACCTCCAGACTCATGACGAGAACCCCCTGAAACCCCTCGGGCCAGCGATCGCCCCGCTGGACGGATTTGGTCACGGCAAGGAAGGAGAGGAGTTCAGGAATTTCTTGGTGCAGAAGGATGGCTAGCCGTTGCTCGGGCACCACCACAAGGGCAGGCTCGGGATAGAGCAAGGCGGGCAGTAAATAGCTGAGGCCATAGCAGTGCTGCCACGCTGCCCGTGCCGTCACTTGCAGCAAACAGCCCCGCTGTACCCGCAAGGCTCGTGCCACCAAGCGGGCCAACGTGAGATGGTGCGGCCATGGGCGATCGCCACTGTGGCGCAAAAACGCCCGTAACTGGCGGTGAACCTCAGCCTCAATCACAGCCTGCTCGCGATGCCACAACAATCCCCTATTGTGGCACGTTAGCTTTGACTTCGGCGCTGCTGTAGTACCGCTCGTGCCTCTTCGCGATCGTCAAAGTGTACTTTTTCGGTGCCCAAAATCTGATAGTCTTCATGGCCTTTGCCAGCAATGACCACCCCATCCCCCGGCTTGGCGCTGAGGATGGCGGTAGTAATCGCGGTGCGGCGATCCACTTCCACGATCACGGGCGTTTGGGGTGGAATGCCCGCCAGAATATCGTCGAGGATGCGTTGGGGGTCTTCGGTGCGCGGATTATCGGAGGTGACTACCACCTGATCCGCAAGCCGCGCGGCAATGGCTCCCATCTGGGGTCGCTTGCTGCGATCGCGATCGCCGCCACAGCCAAACACACAGATTAACTGCCCCGGGATAAAGGGACGCGCCGCCCGCAAGAGGTTATCGAGGCTGTCGGGGGTATGGGCGTAGTCCACCAAGACAGTAATCTCCTGCTCTGGGTCTAGGCGCACTTGCTCCATGCGGCCGGGTACGCCGCCAAAGTTTTGTAGGGCCTTTAGCATGGACTCTAGGGGCAGCCCCACCACCGCACCCATGGCGATCGCCGCTAGGACATTGGCCACATTAAACTGCCCCACCAACGGCGAGTTGAGGGTGCCGCTGCCAAGGGGGGTATGTAGCGTGCCGGTGACACCGTTAACGCGGTAGGTCAAATCCACCGCCGTAAAGTCAGCGCCTGCCCCAAGGCCGTAGGTCCAGACCTGATCTGCTGGCAACTGCTGCGCCAACCGTTGACCGTAGGGATCATCCCCGTTAATGATGGCCTTGCCCTGCAAATAATCGGGGGTAAATAGCTTCGCCTTGGCGGCAAAGTAATCCTCTAGGTCGCGGTGATAATCCAGATGATCCTGGGTGAGGTTGGTAAAGGCGGCGGCCTCAAACTGGCACCCCCAGACCCGATGTTGGGCGAGGGCATGGGAACTCACTTCCATTACACCAAAGCGGCAGCCAGCGGCGGCAGCGGCAGCCAACTGCTCCTGCAACGTCACCGCAAAGGGGGTGGTATGACTTGCCACTTCGTAGTGCCCCGGCCAGCGACTGTAGAGGGTGCCCAACAGCGCCGTGGGGTAGCCAACCGTACTCAACAGATGCTCAATTAGGTGGGTGGTAGTGGTTTTGCCATTGGTGCCCGTGACCCCCAGCAGGCTCAGGCGTTGGGCTGGCCAGTTGTAGAAAGCAGCCGCCAAGGCACCACAGGCGCGCTCAATATCTGCGACCACCAGAACGCAGCCACTGCCATCATTCGCTTTGGCACCGGGCGAGACGATCGCCGCGATCGCCCCCGCTGCTAGAGCACTGGGCCAAAAGTTGCCACCATCCACCCGCGTACCGGGCATACCGATAAATAGGGTACCGCTTTGGCACTCCCAAGAGTTGGTGCTGAGGTGCTTTACCTCTTCCTCAAGGGCAGGATGCTCAACAGTCGTAGGGATCTGAGCAGCATTAAGGAGTTCCCGTAGCTTCATCGATGCGTCACCTCAACGTTAGGGGCAACTGCCCCCTCTTGCGAGCGATTCTAGCCGATCATTCACCACTCACAGTAAAAAGCGGCAGTAAAATGCCAACTCTGCGTCTAGGGTTGTTTGAATGGTGCTGGCCTGACGGAAACCATGGCCTTCGTTGGCAAAGGTGAGGTACGCCACAGGCACTCCCTTCTTTTGCAGCGCTGCCACCATTTGTTCTGCTTGATTGGGGGGCACCACCGCATCCTTTAATCCCTGAAAAAAGATCACCGGACACCGGAGGCGATCGGCGTGGTACAGGGGCGATCGCTGGCGATAGAGGTCTGCCCCTTCAGGGTACGGGGCAACGAGAATATCAAAATAGTGGGCTTCAAAGGCATGGGTCTGCTGCACCAGCGCCAGCAGATCCGCCACCCCATAGTAGCTGGCTCCCACCCGAAACCTATCTGTAAACGTGAGGGCGCACAGGGTGGTAAAGCCCCCCGCGCTACTACCGCGAATGGCAAGGCGCTGCCCATCCACCCGCCCCTGAGCCACTAAAAACGCTGCGCCGGCCACGCAATCCGCCACATCGGCAACCCCCCACTGCCCCCGCAGCGCATCCCGATAGGCACGGCCATAGCCCGTACTGCCGCGATAGTTCACATCCAAAACCGCAAACCCTCGACTGGTCCAAAACTGGGTGCGCAGATCCAGTCCCGTGCCACTGGCTGCTGTAGGCCCCCCATGACTTTTGACAATGAGGGGCGGCAGTGTACCCGCCGGCGCGGCATAGTTGGGGTTACAGGGGGGATAAAAAAAACCGTAGGCGGTGGCTCCCCCACTAGTGGGGAACTCAATCACCTCCGGTTGGGACAGCCACTCCTTGGGGATGGGTGGCTCAGGAAGTTGGATTCGGGGCTGTTGCAGCTTTACCCTGACCACTTGTGCTGGGGTGGTGGGGCTACTGCCAATAAAGGCCACCTCGTCCCCCGTGCGGCTGACCAAGGAGTGAATCTCGGTGTAGGGGCACGCCAAGGGCTGCCACTGGCCATCGATCAGGGAGACAACCCCTAAGCGCCAGAGGCCGCGATCGCTATAGGTGAAGACCGCCGTTTCTGAGTTCACCAGTGCGTAGGTGGACTGGCCAAAGACCCACAGGGGCACCCCCGCATCGTAGGTAGCCTGCCAAACAGGTTCGTGAGCGCCGTTGCGATAGCGGTAGAGGTTCCACCAGCCACTGCGATCGCTGACGTAGTAGAGGGTGTCCCCTTGCCACTGGGGTTGTTGCACGGCTTCGCTGGCACCACCGGCAATGGGGTACGGAGTCCCAAGGCTGCCATCGGCGTTGAAGGTCGCTCCCCACAGTTCGCAGCGATCCCACGGCATATAAGGAGGTGACCACTGCAACCAAACAAGGGTTTGGCCATCGGGGCTAAAGCGCGGTGCCCCGTAAAAACCCGCCCCTTGCACCAGCGGTCTTCCCTCGCCCGTGGGACGAATCACCACTAATTGCTGTTGGCTGCCACCCTCCGGCGGGTGCTGCTCCTGCACGCAGATGAGATCCTGAGTCACCGGATGAATACAGCCATCGGCCAAGCGGCTATGGGGGTCTTGATAGAGCCGTTTGGGGCTGGGCTGATCCACAGCGATCTGATAAATCCCCTGATCCGCGTCGTTCACAAAATAAAGATCGTCCCCATGGCACCAGTAGGCACCGCCGCCGTACTCATTCACCCGCGAGCGGGCACTGTAGGGGGGCGGCAATAGATCCTGGCCCTCCTTGACAAGTACCACCCGCCCCTGCTCTTGGGGACGGCGCTCTAACCAGAGGAGACCGCTAGGGGTGGCTCGCAATTCGCTAATAGATGTAGCGGCAGCACTCACTCGTGCCGCTGTTAGCAGGGATGACCATTTACCGTAGGGTGCGGTCTCTAGCATTAGGGGATATGCTCAAGCACCAGTTTTTGGCGTTTGACGGGATCGGGAATGGCAATGGGGTACTGCCCCGTAAAACAGGCAGAACAGAAGCGATCGCCACTATCGTAGGTAGCGCTAATCATCCCCTGCCAGCTTAAGTAACTGAGGGAGTCAACACCAATTTGGGCGGCAATTTCGGCCACGGACTTAGTGGCGGCAATGAGTTGATCCTGCGTGTCGGTATCAATGCCGTAGAAACAGGGATGGGTCACCGGCGGCGAGGAAATGCGCATATGGACTTCAACGGCCCCCGCATCCCGCAGCGCCTTGACAATTTTGCGACTGGTGGTGCCCCGCACAATCGAGTCATCCACAATCACGACCCGCTGCCCCATCAGCACATCCCGCAGGGGGTTCAGCTTCATGCGAATGCCAGACTCCCGCATCGACTGGGTGGGCTGAATAAACGTGCGCCCCACGTAGCGGTTCTTAATTAGCCCCTCGGCGTAGGGAATCCCGGTGGCTTGGGAAAAGCCGATGGCGGCGGGAACGCCGGAGTCGGGGACGGCAATGACCACATCGGCAGCGGCAGGAGCTTCCCGCCCCAACTGTTGGCCCAAGCGTTGACGATAGCTGTAGAGGCTCTCGCTTTGCATGACACTATCGGGGCGGGCAAAATAAATCATTTCAAAAATACAGAGCTTGCGCTGCGACTCGGCCCAGTGATAGCTACGAATGGTGCTATCGCTAATGTGAACCAGTTCACCGGGCTCAACGTCACGGATGTACTCCGCACCAATAATATCGAGGGCGCAGGTTTCCGAGGCCAGCACGTAGTGGGGAGCCGCCGTTGGCGCTGTCAGTAGGCGGCCAATGACAAGAGGGCGAATACCATTGGGATCCCGCACGCCAAATAACCCGCCCGGGGTGCCAATCACCAAACTATAGGCACCTTGGCACTGCTGCACCGCAGCAATAATCCCCTCGTGCCACGACTGCCCCGTTTCCACCGCTTGGGCGATCGCCCAGGCAATCAGTTCCGAATCGGTGGTACTGGCCAGCACTGCGGTGGGTTCATGACAGGCCAGCACTTGCTCCCGCAGGGCATAGGTATTCACCAAGTTGCCGTTGTGGGCAAGGGCAAGGGATCCCAAGCGAGTCTGTACCAGCACGGGTTGAGCATTGACAACACGGCTCGACCCGGTAGTGGAGTAGCGATTATGGCCTACGGCAATTTCGCCGGGCAGGGTATTGAGGATGGCTTCATCAAAGACTTGGGAGACTAACCCCATATCTTTGTGGCAGTGCACCGTCTCCCCCGCAAAGGTGGCGATCCCCGCTGACTCCTGACCGCGATGCTGTAGGGCGTAAAGGCCAAAGTAGGCAAGGCGGGCAACTTCGGCATGGGGGGCATAGACCCCAAAAACGCCACAGGCTTCTTCCGGCTTATCGGTCAATGTTACGTCTGTCATCTAGTCTAAGTAGGTTGGCAGGGGCGATCGCCATGCGCTGGCGAACTCCTCCATCGTACCCTTGATAAGTGTGGAATTGTCACAGGTGTCAATACACAATTCTGTATTCTCGCCATTCACGACCCCCAAGTACGTCCAGTAGGCTGGCAAGTGCTGGCGCAAATAGGCTTCCCACTGCCCCTGATCCGCTGGCCGCACAGACACCAGAATCCGCGCCCCCCCCTCACCAAAAAGAACCGCATCCCAGCGGGGATAATTCCCTTGGGGCAGTTGAATCGTGGCACCCCGCTGACCACTGAGGCAACACTCCACCAGTGCCACCGCCAAGCCCCCTTCACTCAGATCGTGGGCACTGGCTACCCAGCCGTGGTGAATGCCGTACCGACACGCCGCCTGCACCTGCTGCTCAAGATCCAGATCAATCTGGGGTGGGCGGCCCGCTACACAGCCATGGATTTGGGCTAAATATTCCGTGCCGCCGAGGGTGACCCGCGGATCGCTGAGGGGGGTACTCAGGGGTAAGCCCAGCAGGTAAATCCTATCGCCCCCTTTTTGCCAGCCTTGACCCACAACCCGCGTCAGGTCTGGTATCAAGCCCACCATGCCCACCACGGGAGTGGGATAAATTGGCTGCGGTTGGCCGGCACTGTCAATGGTTTCGTTGTAGAGGGACACATTGCCGCCCGTGACGGGGGTTTGCAAGTGGCGACAGGCTTCGGCAAGGCCACGGCAGGCTTCCGCCAACTGCCAGTAACCCACGGGGGTTTCAGGGCTGCCAAAATTCAGGTTATCGGTCACCGCAAGGGGTTCTGCGCCCACACAACTCAGGTTGCGGGCGGCTTCGGCAACGGCAGCTTTGCCCCCTTCGTAGGGATCCAAATAGACGTAGCGACTGGGGCAGTCCACGGTGGCGGCAATGCCCTTGCGAGTGCCCCGCAGGCGAATGACGGCGGCATCGGCATCCCCCGGAAACACAAGGGTATTGTTTTGTACTTCATGGTCGTACTGGCGATAGACCCACGCTTTGCTAGCAATACTGGGCGTGC harbors:
- a CDS encoding S9 family peptidase; the protein is MLETAPYGKWSSLLTAARVSAAATSISELRATPSGLLWLERRPQEQGRVVLVKEGQDLLPPPYSARSRVNEYGGGAYWCHGDDLYFVNDADQGIYQIAVDQPSPKRLYQDPHSRLADGCIHPVTQDLICVQEQHPPEGGSQQQLVVIRPTGEGRPLVQGAGFYGAPRFSPDGQTLVWLQWSPPYMPWDRCELWGATFNADGSLGTPYPIAGGASEAVQQPQWQGDTLYYVSDRSGWWNLYRYRNGAHEPVWQATYDAGVPLWVFGQSTYALVNSETAVFTYSDRGLWRLGVVSLIDGQWQPLACPYTEIHSLVSRTGDEVAFIGSSPTTPAQVVRVKLQQPRIQLPEPPIPKEWLSQPEVIEFPTSGGATAYGFFYPPCNPNYAAPAGTLPPLIVKSHGGPTAASGTGLDLRTQFWTSRGFAVLDVNYRGSTGYGRAYRDALRGQWGVADVADCVAGAAFLVAQGRVDGQRLAIRGSSAGGFTTLCALTFTDRFRVGASYYGVADLLALVQQTHAFEAHYFDILVAPYPEGADLYRQRSPLYHADRLRCPVIFFQGLKDAVVPPNQAEQMVAALQKKGVPVAYLTFANEGHGFRQASTIQTTLDAELAFYCRFLL
- a CDS encoding UDP-N-acetylmuramoyl-L-alanyl-D-glutamate--2,6-diaminopimelate ligase — protein: MKLRELLNAAQIPTTVEHPALEEEVKHLSTNSWECQSGTLFIGMPGTRVDGGNFWPSALAAGAIAAIVSPGAKANDGSGCVLVVADIERACGALAAAFYNWPAQRLSLLGVTGTNGKTTTTHLIEHLLSTVGYPTALLGTLYSRWPGHYEVASHTTPFAVTLQEQLAAAAAAGCRFGVMEVSSHALAQHRVWGCQFEAAAFTNLTQDHLDYHRDLEDYFAAKAKLFTPDYLQGKAIINGDDPYGQRLAQQLPADQVWTYGLGAGADFTAVDLTYRVNGVTGTLHTPLGSGTLNSPLVGQFNVANVLAAIAMGAVVGLPLESMLKALQNFGGVPGRMEQVRLDPEQEITVLVDYAHTPDSLDNLLRAARPFIPGQLICVFGCGGDRDRSKRPQMGAIAARLADQVVVTSDNPRTEDPQRILDDILAGIPPQTPVIVEVDRRTAITTAILSAKPGDGVVIAGKGHEDYQILGTEKVHFDDREEARAVLQQRRSQS
- the purF gene encoding amidophosphoribosyltransferase; translated protein: MTDVTLTDKPEEACGVFGVYAPHAEVARLAYFGLYALQHRGQESAGIATFAGETVHCHKDMGLVSQVFDEAILNTLPGEIAVGHNRYSTTGSSRVVNAQPVLVQTRLGSLALAHNGNLVNTYALREQVLACHEPTAVLASTTDSELIAWAIAQAVETGQSWHEGIIAAVQQCQGAYSLVIGTPGGLFGVRDPNGIRPLVIGRLLTAPTAAPHYVLASETCALDIIGAEYIRDVEPGELVHISDSTIRSYHWAESQRKLCIFEMIYFARPDSVMQSESLYSYRQRLGQQLGREAPAAADVVIAVPDSGVPAAIGFSQATGIPYAEGLIKNRYVGRTFIQPTQSMRESGIRMKLNPLRDVLMGQRVVIVDDSIVRGTTSRKIVKALRDAGAVEVHMRISSPPVTHPCFYGIDTDTQDQLIAATKSVAEIAAQIGVDSLSYLSWQGMISATYDSGDRFCSACFTGQYPIAIPDPVKRQKLVLEHIP
- the larE gene encoding ATP-dependent sacrificial sulfur transferase LarE — protein: MGVEKLTALRSLIAEFDQALIAYSGGIDSTLVAKVAQDVLGDRAVAVTAVSPSLFPADLEDARIQAAAIGIRHELIETHELENPNYATNPVNRCYFCKSELHDRLRHLAEEWGYDYIVDGVNADDLQDYRPGIAAAKERGVRSPLAEVGISKLEVREIAKSLGLPWWNKPAQPCLSSRFPYGEAITLEKLQRVGQAEYYLRQQGWELCRVRSHGDTARIEVPCEQIRDFIAMTDLEKLVRHFQGVGFTYVTLDLEGFRSGKLNGTIAAGRDR